A genomic region of Desulfomicrobium apsheronum contains the following coding sequences:
- the ruvB gene encoding Holliday junction branch migration DNA helicase RuvB, whose protein sequence is MMQNPSEEHIRPRTLDDFIGQEDVRGNLKIYLQAAKERGQHLDHCLLYGNPGLGKTTLAQIMASELGVNMVSTSGPVLERSGDLAAILTSLNRHDLLFIDEIHRMPAVVEEILYPGMEDFKLDLIVGQGPGARTVKIELEPFTLVGATTRIGLLTSPLRDRFGVICRLEFYNPRELSLIVTRAARILGLEISPDGALEIGKRSRGTPRIANRLLRRVADYAQVAGNVLIDADVAAKGLDIMDVDSRGLDMMDRKILECIIDHFGGGPVGVKTIAAACSEEVRTIEDIYEPYLIQCGFLKRTPRGRVVTPKAYQHLDGGLKLRGQ, encoded by the coding sequence ATGATGCAAAACCCCAGCGAAGAGCATATCCGGCCCCGCACCCTGGACGATTTCATCGGCCAGGAGGATGTCCGCGGCAACCTGAAGATTTATCTGCAGGCGGCCAAGGAGCGTGGTCAGCATCTGGATCACTGCCTGCTCTACGGCAATCCCGGTCTGGGCAAGACCACCCTGGCTCAGATCATGGCCAGCGAACTGGGCGTGAACATGGTCTCCACCTCCGGGCCGGTCCTGGAGCGCAGCGGCGATCTGGCAGCCATCCTGACCAGCCTGAACCGGCACGATCTGCTTTTTATCGATGAAATCCACCGCATGCCGGCCGTGGTCGAGGAAATCCTCTACCCCGGCATGGAGGATTTCAAGCTCGACCTCATCGTCGGCCAGGGTCCTGGAGCGCGCACGGTCAAGATCGAGCTTGAACCGTTCACACTGGTAGGCGCGACAACACGCATCGGACTTTTGACCTCGCCCCTGCGCGACCGTTTCGGTGTCATCTGTCGGTTGGAGTTCTACAATCCTCGGGAGCTGTCACTGATCGTGACGCGCGCCGCGCGCATCCTCGGCCTTGAGATCAGCCCTGACGGAGCGCTCGAGATCGGCAAGCGCTCCCGGGGGACGCCACGCATCGCCAACCGCCTGCTGCGCCGCGTGGCCGATTACGCCCAGGTGGCCGGAAACGTGCTCATCGACGCGGACGTGGCGGCCAAGGGCCTTGATATCATGGATGTTGACTCGCGCGGTCTGGACATGATGGATCGCAAGATCCTCGAATGCATCATCGATCATTTCGGCGGCGGTCCCGTGGGCGTGAAAACCATTGCGGCGGCCTGCTCCGAAGAGGTGAGGACCATCGAGGATATCTACGAGCCTTACCTCATTCAGTGCGGTTTCCTGAAGCGCACCCCCCGGGGACGGGTGGTCACGCCCAAGGCCTACCAGCATCTCGACGGTGGACTCAAGCTGCGCGGCCAATAG
- the thyX gene encoding FAD-dependent thymidylate synthase: protein MKVIDPSFSFMHLPDGEFVLSHLELAARTCYKSEDKASPDSARKLLSRIVRLGHDSVLEHISVTVRIVCDRGVTHELVRHRLCAFSQESTRYANYAQDKFGSEITVIRPFFWAEDDARYAVWLSTMQACEDAYLRLVDAGATAQEARSVLPNSLKTEIVTTANIREWRHIFKLRCDKAAHPQMRQVMLPLMSAFQQRIPLLFDDLGERFAEPLAELESQGAAARLF from the coding sequence ATGAAAGTCATTGATCCGAGTTTTTCCTTCATGCACCTGCCCGACGGCGAGTTTGTCCTGAGTCACCTCGAACTGGCCGCGCGGACATGTTACAAGTCCGAGGACAAGGCCAGTCCGGATTCGGCCCGCAAGCTACTCTCCCGCATCGTGCGCCTGGGTCATGACAGTGTTCTTGAGCATATCAGCGTAACGGTGCGCATCGTCTGCGACAGGGGTGTAACCCACGAACTGGTCCGCCATCGGCTGTGCGCCTTCTCTCAGGAAAGCACCCGCTACGCCAACTACGCCCAGGACAAGTTCGGCAGCGAAATCACGGTGATCCGTCCTTTTTTCTGGGCCGAGGATGACGCCCGCTACGCGGTGTGGCTGTCCACCATGCAGGCTTGCGAGGACGCCTACCTGCGCCTGGTGGACGCCGGGGCCACGGCCCAGGAGGCCAGAAGCGTCCTGCCCAACAGCCTCAAGACCGAGATCGTGACCACGGCCAACATCCGGGAATGGCGGCACATTTTCAAACTGCGTTGCGACAAGGCCGCCCATCCGCAGATGCGCCAGGTCATGCTTCCGCTCATGAGCGCTTTTCAGCAGCGCATTCCTCTGCTCTTCGATGATCTCGGGGAGCGTTTCGCCGAACCCCTCGCCGAATTGGAGTCCCAGGGCGCCGCCGCCCGCCTGTTCTGA